From one Lotus japonicus ecotype B-129 chromosome 3, LjGifu_v1.2 genomic stretch:
- the LOC130744476 gene encoding protein DYAD, which yields MYSPYMLSNFIAHSHFWNTTGASEHLKVGQFHEIDHSQLSPNSPVQLNSIRIVMVSDKGKNQVSLRYPSLQSLRSHFSDQNFGKPGGKKTPALDEKYVMGLEAAIKVLCRSISTEEFSQKRNLWNFWVSPSVENIQSNDNPVPVDTNAAVPSLVLKQGVCWSELKSTGLTQWGARRQVRFLGRHEAIKVGPLLEFHNEKGVSVENREGSISEKKRKRVGELTEAAAMAGSSGVVRMTRQCVKTRQNVSNNSGVQKSKKVKNDTTKKQLVVHGKTKTKRKISIDRWSAERYHLAEENMLKVMKEKGAVHGNPILRPDLRSEARKFIGDTGLLDHLLKHMAGKVAPGGAERFRRRHNAEGAMEYWLESADLVDIRKEAGVQDSYWTPPPGWKIGDTLSQDHFAGRELREIKEEILKLKLEMRELAAKKGEEALAIVTTPSSCLSSLNWEDNGPLVSKEEIYVELLNKKAKIEEQLKEISLTLSGIEAQLGMLKPTMVEEPIMPRSVTPLAENLRGETRKEKKGGNTNKATEAGDKQMQESRGYTAEDKAAKIERLKRGFQIFKPQGSSVWQPMDVAPQVLANLDQHPMVPTPPSASSSTQPLPMQLPIPKPSSPVKPQAERRPVSSATLTYVTGPFSPHLSASSGTPGSKITTTDPQNSSSFNLNEAPL from the exons ATGTACTCACCATATATGCTTTCCAATTTCATAGCTCATAGTCACTTTTGGAATACTACAGGGGCTTCAGAGCATTTGAAAGTGGGTCAATTTCATGAAATTGATCACTCTCAGCTATCACCTAATTCCCCTGTTCAACTCAACTCTATCCGCATTGTAATG GTCAGTGACAAAGGGAAGAACCAAGTATCTCTCAGGTACCCAAGTCTCCAATCACTTCGCTCACACTTCAGCGACCAAAACTTTGGGAAGCCAGGAGGAAAGAAGACCCCTGCACTTGACGAGAAGTACGTGATGGGTTTGGAAGCTGCCATCAAAGTGCTCTGCAGGAGCATCTCAACCGAGGAATTCTCTCAGAAAAGAAACTTATGGAACTTCTGGGTCTCTCCCTCTGTGGAGAACATTCAAAGCAATGACAACCCAGTTCCAGTTGACACTAATGCTGCTGTACCCAGCTTGGTTTTGAAGCAGGGTGTGTGCTGGTCTGAGCTCAAGTCCACAGGGCTGACCCAATGGGGTGCACGTCGTCAAGTTCGGTTCCTGGGTCGTCATGAGGCGATAAAGGTTGGACCTTTGTTGGAATTTCACAATGAAAAAGGGGTCAGTGTTGAAAACAGAGAAGGGTCCATCagtgagaagaagaggaagcgaGTTGGAGAATTGACTGAGGCTGCTGCCATGGCAGGGTCTTCTGGAGTAGTGAGAATGACTCGTCAATGTGTGAAAACTCGTCAAAATGTGAGCAATAACAGTGGAGTTCAAAAATCTAAGAAGGTGAAGAATGACACCACTAAGAAGCAACTCGTGGTTCATggcaaaaccaaaaccaaacgaAAAATCTCAATTGATAGATGGTCTGCTGAGAG GTATCATTTGGCAGAGGAGAACATGTTGAAGGTTATGAAGGAAAAAGGAGCTGTGCATGGAAACCCAATATTGAGGCCAGACCTGAGATCAGAAGCAAGAAAGTTTATTGGTGACACAGGTTTACTGGATCATTTACTGAAGCACATGGCTGGAAAAGTGGCACCAGGAGGAGCTGAGAGATTCCGGCGGCGACACAATGCTGAGGGGGCAATGGAATATTGGTTAGAGAGTGCTGATCTTGTTGATATCAGAAAGGAAGCAGGGGTCCAAGACTCTTACTGGACTCCTCCACCTGGATGGAAGATTGGGGACACCCTTTCACAAGATCATTTTGCTGGTAGAGAACTCAGAGAGATCAAGGAagaaatacttaaattaaaacT AGAAATGCGCGAGCTGGCAGCAAAGAAGGGAGAGGAAGCATTGGCCATTGTGACTACTCCTAGTTCCTGTTTGTCAAGTTTGAATTGGGAGGACAATGGACCCTTGGTCTCAAAAGAG GAGATTTATGTGGAGTTGCTGAACAAGAAGGCTAAAATTGAGGAACAACTCAAGGAAATTTCACTGACTTTGAGTGGCATAGAG GCGCAACTGGGAATGCTGAAGCCAACGATGGTAGAAGAACCAATAATGCCAAGATCAGTAACACCACTGGCTGAAAACCTCAGAGGAGAGAcaaggaaggagaagaaaggaGGTAATACAAACAAAGCAACAGAAGCAGGGGATAAGCAAATGCAAGAAAGCAGGGGATATACAGCAGAGGACAAGGCAGCAAAGATAGAAAGGCTCAAAAGGGGTTTCCAAATCTTCAAACCACAAGGGAGCTCTGTTTGGCAACCTATGGATGTGGCTCCCCAGGTTCTGGCCAACCTGGATCAACACCCTATGGTCCCAACCCCACCATCAGCTTCCTCTTCTACTCAGCCCCTGCCAATGCAATTGCCAATACCTAAACCTTCTTCCCCTGTTAAGCCACAAGCAGAGAGGCGCCCTGTGAGCTCAGCCACTTTGACCTATGTCACAGGACCCTTTTCCCCACATCTTTCTGCATCATCAGGGACACCAGGATCCAAAATCACTACCACTGACCCTCAGAACTCCTCTTCCTTTAACCTTAATGAGGCTCCTCTCTGA